The DNA sequence ATTGAGGAGATAGCAACACCAAAAATGCATTGCCAGTTGATATGTGCGAAGAGGTTAGCTTTAATCCAATCATGCAGGCTTGAATTAAAGAAACTTTGTTTCCACATTGGTGATAAAAGGGCATCCCAGATGCTAGACGCAAAAGCACAGTCTCTTAGTACATAAAGTATAATTTCACTATGATTGCTACATCTTGGACACGGGAGGAGTTTGATAAGTGATGAGGTTATCTCACCGCATACCTGATACGTTCAGATCCTCTCTAATGTCAAACAAGATCAAATATGTCATTTAGAGGAGGCTGATTTGTACtagaaaaaaatgataaaaaaagtGGCAGAATATTGAAATATATGAAGTTAGATTAAGAGGGACCatttaaaagtatttaaattttttataataaaaaattgattatttacttaaaaataataaaacaaatgaAATAAAATGACTAGGCCCATTGTATAATTTTCAACAATTcatttagaaatttttttttgaaattatttttatcttaagttttaaattttttaaaattaacttaaaaaactataataaaaaattaattattattaactaattaaaaattaattttttatttttattaatttgtaGTCGTTTTTTACCGGctgttaatataaaaaatattcatgttAGTAGAGTAATAGATGAATTAGttctattcttaatttttttttcaaaaactcaaactaagaaaaaaaattacaaatttttgaACTACATTAACCTCTAAAATATGTTTGGAATTTGGGtaacaaaaactaataataaagtTTTTACTACTTTAACCGTGAACATTatcgaaaaatatatatatgcaaaaaaaaaaaaaaagttagtttTTATGTGGTGATTGGTCAAGCAAGGTCTATTATTCTCATTATTCTATTCTTGGCATTGCAACTTGCATGCGTTGCATTTCCTCATACACCGAACCAATTGTATGTTGTTAAAGTTTCTCAGCCCATCCAACGGTTCAGATTCCATCTGACGAAGACACGTGTCGAGAAACAAATGGGCGTAACCCTGAGTAGCGATCGGTTCAGGTTCACCCTATCCTACAACCCTTCCAAGAGAAAGAAATCGAGTGCTCCACACACACCCTGTCCTATCATacgaacctctctctctctctctctctaataCCGTCGTAAAGGTCTTCCGATTAGGTTTCCGGGCACGGATCGTGGAACCTTCTCGAAGCTTCTTCCCTCTTACTGTTCCAATTTCGCAAAGGTAATCGCTTTCTTCTAATTCCTTTAGCTCGGTTGTTTTATTTTGGCGCTGGTGAATTTATGGGAATTTTCGTTCTGTAATCAGCTTGATATGCagtttcgattttttttttttttcttgaaagaAAGATTATATGTAATGTAATGTGAGGcagtaaaaattaaaattcattatTAATTGGTTATTTTTGAAACATTGAAGGATGTGTGTGAAGTGTGAACTATGTTACAGTACATTAAGGGGATTTTTCTCTTGTTGCAGGAGTTGTTTTGGTGATTGGCAACTGAGAAAATTTTCACTTGGAATCAGCAACAAATTTACAGTGGATTCACCTGCAAACCCAGAAGCAAATGGTATATATAATTTGTCAACTTTTTCTACTAGGATGAGTAAATTGTGCATTGTTCACTGCTTTTCCTTTTTGCTGAAGATTCTGTATTGTTATAAGTGTTGTTCATTTGTAAGGAGCTTAATTTAGTCCTCTTGCGAATGCACATTGGGTTTGTAGATAGATGTTGCACTTGCATGTTGCTTCTATTGTTTGGAAAATCAAGGAGCTTCTCATGCTTTCATATGATATTTTGGGCTCATTGCTTTTGGCTTGAGAGTTGAGACTGAGGATCTGTAAAAGTATAAAGCATCTGTAAACAAATGGAATGTGGGGAGCACAACAAAATCTCGGTGATAGGGATATCATTGTCTTATATATGTGATTAAATGAGTAAAGGGCTTATGATAGAAGACCTTAACATCAAAGGTTACTTCTGGATAAGCCAGGTTGGTAGTCTCTATTATTGGGATAAGCCAAAGAGGATGATCTAAAAGAAAAGTTTCAAACCGCTATACGGTCTTACTTTTAGACTCAattatatatgtttgattacgatttgtgaaaattttattttgtatgaaaccAAATATATAATCAAAACATAAAAGGCTAAAACCTGCAGCATTTTTTCTATTGCCATGTCATTTGTCAGTTTGCATACATGTAACATTTCTAGTGAATAGCAACACTTTTCACTAAATTACTGTCTACCTGGTCATCTGACATAGTCTGGGATGTAATTAACCACCTTTATCCTGCTTAGATGTTATTgattgaatttgaatgaaaCAAAGAAAAGCTGAAAATTGCTAAGATGTAAAGTTATagtgagtttttttttttttctttttttgcagTCTTTTCAAAATAAGGGATTTTGGACGGTAAAGGGTTCAGGACACATTAATGACAGAGAGACAACTTTTGATAATCCTTCCAAAGTTGAACCAAAACGACCTCATCAGTGGTTTGTTGATTCTGCTGAAGTGGATCTTTTTCCAAACAAGAAGCAAGCAGTAGAAGATGTAAATGGAAAATCTAGTTCGGGATTTTCAAATGTCAATTATCCTCCTTGGGACAACAGCTCTGGTTTTTCGGTATCAAATATTGTTGATCAGTTATTTGGGTCTGAAACCAGGCAGGTCAATGTCATTGAAAAGAATGTTTATGTTCCAGCTGGTAGCTCTAATGTCAGATCAAGGGCAATGACTAATCAGTATGGGGACAATTCCTCTATTGGCTTGTCTATCTCTCATTCAGTTGAAAATTCGGAAGCACCTCTAAATTATGGTGGAGTTAAAAAAGTTAAAGTAAGTCAGGTTAAGGATATTGATGGTGTACGACATCATCCTGAGGGACTTAATTACAATATGCAAAGCAATGGTGATCTACATCAGGTCTATGGTGGGGAAATTGATAAGGATGGTAATGTAACTTTAATGGGTCTTGCCTATAACGGAGGGGATGTTCATGTGAGATCTTCTGGTGCCCCCTATGGCAAAGGAGGTGACACAGGCATGTCATTTGGTACTGATTCCTATAGCAAAGATAACACAAATGTGATTCCATTTGGCGGGTTCCCGGATGAACGGGGTATTATCCCTGCTGGTAGGCCTGCTGCAGATTATGGTCAATTATATAATCAATCTTCAGTCCATATTCCAGGAGCAGGTCATGAGAAAGAGTTGGATGCATCAAATCCAGGTGCAGTTGCAAATACTCCTCAAGTAGTAAAACAAAAGTCTGAAACTGTTTCCAAGAATAAACAAGAGTCCAAAGCAAACAAGAAAGAATCTCCAAACAGCTTCCCAACTAATGTCAGGAGCTTGATATCTACTGGTATGCTGGATGGTGTTCCTGTAAAGTATGTGTCGGCGGCCCGTGAGGTAAAAGATAGTATTTATTGTTAATGTTTACCATTTTAGTTTAAAGTTCTTTCTAATAAGTTTATGGTTAAATATTACGGATGAAGGAACTTCGTGGAATTATAAAAGGATCTGGCTATCTTTGTGGGTGTAAGAAATGCAACTATTCGAAGGTTTGTAATCCATCCTGATTACGCACCTCAGTGACCGTTTTCCATTTCTTAAAAGCCATTGACTGACCTGCTGATGTTTTATCATATCAGGCTCTGAATGCATATGAGTTTGAGAGACATGCTAATTGCAAATCAAAACATCCAAACAATCACATTTATTTTGATAATGGGAAGACCATTTATCAAATAGTACAGGAATTGAAGAGTACCCCTGAAAGTATGTTGTTTGATACAATTCAAACTGTCTTTGGTGCCCCAATTAATCAGAAAGCATTTCGCTATTGGAAAGGTAAATGAATTTCTCTCTCAAGTCTTACTGTTTCTGGTTGTTTGGTATGTCACTCATCCAATTCTTTCAACTCCTCTTCAGAATCTTACCAAGCAGCAACGCGTGAGCTTCAGCGCATTTATGGAAAAGAGTAACTTAAAAATCTAACTCCGAAGCCTTTGTGAAAATGCAACCTAGTTTAGAACTCGTGTGCAGAATAATGTCTtcatttttagtatttttcGTTCTCTGACTCGGCAAACTCCAGTAAACTATGGACCCTTGCGGCCTTGCTTAGTGTATTGGAAGCTTCATTTTAGCATTTTAACAGATCAAAAGAATTAGGTGCTTTGGACAGAATTATATGTGGCATTATCGTGAAAGCCAAGGTTAACGTTGATTAGTAATTTAAAGGAGCAAGACTTCTGGACTCGTTAATGTTTCAGATTAATCTCTTTACGCAAGGTAAAGCCATTGCTTCGAGCCAGTAAAAGGAGGTAGTTTCAGTTGAGTACGTTAATTTTTAGATTAATACATAATTGGCCCGTGAAGTGCCTTTGATAGTTTGAACTTTGGAGTGAAAATGTACACatcaaacaaaccaaaaaaaCTT is a window from the Arachis stenosperma cultivar V10309 chromosome 3, arast.V10309.gnm1.PFL2, whole genome shotgun sequence genome containing:
- the LOC130965321 gene encoding uncharacterized protein LOC130965321 isoform X2; its protein translation is MSFQNKGFWTVKGSGHINDRETTFDNPSKVEPKRPHQWFVDSAEVDLFPNKKQAVEDVNGKSSSGFSNVNYPPWDNSSGFSVSNIVDQLFGSETRQVNVIEKNVYVPAGSSNVRSRAMTNQYGDNSSIGLSISHSVENSEAPLNYGGVKKVKVSQVKDIDGVRHHPEGLNYNMQSNGDLHQVYGGEIDKDGNVTLMGLAYNGGDVHVRSSGAPYGKGGDTGMSFGTDSYSKDNTNVIPFGGFPDERGIIPAGRPAADYGQLYNQSSVHIPGAGHEKELDASNPGAVANTPQVVKQKSETVSKNKQESKANKKESPNSFPTNVRSLISTGMLDGVPVKYVSAAREELRGIIKGSGYLCGCKKCNYSKALNAYEFERHANCKSKHPNNHIYFDNGKTIYQIVQELKSTPESMLFDTIQTVFGAPINQKAFRYWKESYQAATRELQRIYGKE
- the LOC130965321 gene encoding uncharacterized protein LOC130965321 isoform X1; this encodes MSFQNKGFWTVKGSGHINDRETTFDNPSKVEPKRPHQWFVDSAEVDLFPNKKQAVEDVNGKSSSGFSNVNYPPWDNSSGFSVSNIVDQLFGSETRQVNVIEKNVYVPAGSSNVRSRAMTNQYGDNSSIGLSISHSVENSEAPLNYGGVKKVKVSQVKDIDGVRHHPEGLNYNMQSNGDLHQVYGGEIDKDGNVTLMGLAYNGGDVHVRSSGAPYGKGGDTGMSFGTDSYSKDNTNVIPFGGFPDERGIIPAGRPAADYGQLYNQSSVHIPGAGHEKELDASNPGAVANTPQVVKQKSETVSKNKQESKANKKESPNSFPTNVRSLISTGMLDGVPVKYVSAAREMKELRGIIKGSGYLCGCKKCNYSKALNAYEFERHANCKSKHPNNHIYFDNGKTIYQIVQELKSTPESMLFDTIQTVFGAPINQKAFRYWKESYQAATRELQRIYGKE